One genomic region from Actinomycetota bacterium encodes:
- a CDS encoding 4Fe-4S dicluster domain-containing protein codes for MKGIFRSLIIVIRNTFKRSVTVLYPNDRIMVPYNSRGSIQLMVDPDTRKILCDGCSQCEKSCPLKLISIEVDISNKKLKSFYIDISRCMFCGFCEEVCKKKALKMSFNYELTEKDLSALKYDIKKLTKHARPKLRKFWKT; via the coding sequence ATGAAGGGTATATTTAGAAGTTTAATAATTGTTATAAGAAATACATTTAAGAGATCTGTAACTGTTCTTTATCCAAATGATAGAATAATGGTTCCTTATAATAGCAGGGGAAGCATTCAATTGATGGTGGATCCAGATACAAGAAAGATCCTCTGTGATGGATGTAGTCAATGCGAGAAATCTTGTCCATTAAAATTGATATCTATTGAGGTAGATATCAGTAATAAAAAATTAAAAAGTTTTTATATAGATATTAGCAGATGTATGTTCTGTGGTTTTTGTGAGGAAGTATGCAAGAAAAAAGCATTAAAAATGAGTTTTAATTATGAACTGACTGAAAAGGATTTATCAGCTTTAAAGTATGATATTAAAAAATTAACCAAACACGCGAGACCGAAGTTAAGGAAATTCTGGAAAACTTAA
- a CDS encoding NADH-quinone oxidoreductase subunit K, which translates to MLSLKNYLYISTIIFCLGIFGVLYRKRFIHKLIASSLIALSTIINFVSFSYFLYPEGSSEWILGIFIIGLIIMQFAVGLFVYYFIQTKERDIDMESVDPFLRFGIKMAKFFRRK; encoded by the coding sequence GTGTTATCTCTAAAAAATTATTTATATATATCCACGATTATATTCTGTTTAGGAATTTTTGGTGTTTTGTATAGAAAAAGATTTATTCATAAGTTAATTGCTTCGTCGTTAATAGCTTTATCGACTATTATAAATTTTGTTTCCTTTTCTTATTTTTTATATCCAGAAGGGTCTTCTGAATGGATTTTAGGTATTTTTATAATTGGTCTGATAATAATGCAGTTTGCAGTAGGACTTTTTGTTTATTATTTTATTCAAACAAAAGAAAGGGATATTGATATGGAAAGTGTAGATCCTTTTTTAAGATTTGGTATAAAAATGGCAAAGTTTTTCAGGAGGAAATAA